The following coding sequences are from one Chrysiogenes arsenatis DSM 11915 window:
- a CDS encoding transposase has protein sequence MTIARNQQVFLDSTPYYHCISRCVRRAFLCGEDVVTGQNFDHRKQWIIDRMLMLSGIFAIDVCAYALMSNHYHLVLRVDVEQINRWSDEEILEQWCKLFSGNTIVQKHRAGDALDSYQQQKLQIMITEYRRRLCDISWYMRSLNESIARQANLEDNCTGRFWEGRFKSQALLDMQAVLTCMAYVDLNPIRAGIAVSPERSDFTSIQARIRLWALQEGETALGRVEVPNSFRPAMLLPFDDNNNDNMALPFTSHGYFELVDWIGRCARPDKRGAIAESAPDILLRLGIEPEFFLKQMRSRHGFHAMMGTVSHLREAAQRCGKRCVRGIGVAKRLFGKESA, from the coding sequence ATGACCATCGCTCGCAATCAACAGGTTTTCCTCGACTCAACTCCATATTATCACTGTATCAGTCGTTGTGTGCGTCGTGCATTTTTGTGCGGCGAGGATGTGGTGACTGGTCAAAATTTCGACCATCGCAAGCAATGGATCATTGACCGCATGCTAATGCTTTCTGGTATATTTGCTATCGACGTGTGTGCATATGCTCTTATGAGCAATCACTACCATTTGGTACTGCGAGTTGATGTTGAACAAATAAACCGTTGGAGTGATGAAGAGATTTTAGAGCAATGGTGTAAGCTTTTCTCTGGCAATACTATAGTGCAAAAGCATCGTGCAGGTGACGCACTCGATAGCTACCAGCAACAGAAGTTGCAAATAATGATCACGGAATACCGACGTCGGCTGTGCGATATTTCGTGGTACATGCGTTCTTTGAATGAAAGCATCGCGCGGCAAGCGAATTTGGAGGATAATTGCACTGGGCGTTTCTGGGAGGGGCGCTTTAAGTCGCAGGCACTCTTAGATATGCAAGCGGTGTTAACATGTATGGCATATGTTGATTTAAATCCGATTCGCGCGGGGATTGCAGTTTCGCCGGAGCGATCTGATTTTACTTCTATTCAGGCGCGGATTCGCCTGTGGGCATTGCAAGAGGGGGAAACGGCGCTTGGTCGAGTTGAAGTTCCCAACTCCTTTCGTCCAGCGATGTTGCTCCCTTTTGATGATAACAATAACGACAATATGGCGCTACCGTTTACGTCGCACGGCTACTTTGAGTTAGTGGACTGGATTGGGCGCTGTGCTCGGCCAGATAAACGGGGCGCGATTGCAGAAAGTGCGCCGGATATCCTTTTGCGACTTGGAATTGAGCCGGAATTTTTCCTGAAGCAGATGCGGAGTCGTCACGGTTTCCATGCGATGATGGGTACGGTGAGCCATCTGCGGGAGGCGGCACAGCGTTGCGGTAAGCGTTGTGTGCGCGGTATCGGCGTTGCTAAAAGGCTTTTTGGTAAAGAATCAGCGTAA